Below is a genomic region from Timaviella obliquedivisa GSE-PSE-MK23-08B.
TAATTTCGTGCCACAAAATATGGGGAGAAAACCTAAGACCTCTGAAAAACGTAGAGTTCAGCTAAGGTTAAGTCCTCGAAGTGCAGCAATATTTGATGCTTATTCTTCTGATGAATTAAGTCAGATCATGGCGATCGCCCTCGACACCATTAAGCCTGGGTCAAAAATTACGACAGTCCCCAGCGTCATCTTGCGCCCTGTGCAAGTTGTCACAGAGTCTATTGCTCGAATTAAAATCGATAAAGATTTGGTTTTAATATTTTTGCCTGAAAAGATAGAAGAGTTTCGATCGCTTGCCAAAAAACTGCACTATCAATGGATAGATTTTGCTTGGCGACGAACGGTTGAGGAGGATGTAGCGGTTGAGCGAGCTGCTGAGATCGGATATCGAATTATGGAGTTAGGCATCCCTGTGCAGGTGGACTGTGAGGAGGTTTGCCGCAAAATAATATCTGGCAAGTTTCAGATCGAGCCTCAACGGGTCATTAAAGTTTGCACATCCGGTGTTTACAAAGGGTGGCTAAGCTTCTCCTACCCTAAGGGAGAAGACTTTTACGATCGCATTATGCGAATAACAGCAGCAAAATATGCAAATGGCTCTATTCGTGTTCCCATCGAAAATTTTGCAGAAGTTGAAGATTTTGCAGAGATAGAGGGATTTGTGTTTAGTGAGGCAGCTCAAGAAGCTGTAAATAAGGCTAGGCATTTGATTGACTCTGCCCAAATCCTAGAAATTGCACCTTTAAAAGAACGAACTCAAAAGAAAAGGAATTCCAAAAAAGATGCAGGTGTTACAGCCGTTCCAGATCATCTTAAAGACGATACTGCTTGACCATCAAGAAGAAGCGGTAGACAAATTTAAAGGGCTGCGCGTTGCTGGATTATTTATGGAGATGGGAACGGGAAAAACTCGTACCCTAATTGAGCTTGTAGCGCTTCGGCAACACAAGATTGACCACGTTATTTACTTCTGTCCAGTCAATCTCAAGAGTACAGTCGTTTATGAGCTAGAAAAACACATCGAAAATCCTAGTGTGTATATTTTTGACGATCGCACCAAACAAGGACGTATCCCTAAAGCATTCTTCTACGTGATTGGCATTGAATCCATTGGACAGAGCGATCGCATGACCTTGGCAGCAAATGAACTAATTACTGAATCTAGCTTCGTTGTCCTAGACGAGTCAGACACCTGCAAAAACCATGCCGCCATTCGGACTCGTCGAATTACAGCAATGGCATCACGCGCTAAATATAGGGCGATCGCCACAGGTACAGCAGTTGGGGAAGGCGTTGTCGATTTGTATGCTCAGATGTATTTTCTGTCACCTGACATTTTAGGCTACAAATCCTTCTATTCTTTTGCTGCCAATCATTTGGAATACAGCGAGGAGTATAAAGGGTTAATTGTTCGTAGCCTGAATACCGATGTCATTGCTCGGAAAATTGAGCCATACGTCTACCAGGTCAAGAAAAGTGAGTGCTTAGATTTGCCCGATCGCCAATATCTCAGCCGCTACTTTTCAATGAGTAGAGCGCAGCAAAGCCTTTATGTCAGAGCCAAGGAAGAGATTCTGATGGTGGCTGAGGAAGAAATGGATAGCTATGTCATTTTCCGATTGTTTACGGCATTGCGGGAAATCGTATCGGGTTTTTGGAATCGAACGCCAGACCCTAACCCCAATCACCGATGGGCAGAACAGTTTGAGCCAGAAAAAATAATCGCAGATCACGATCGGGTTGCGCTATTGCAATCAGTCGTTCGTGAAATTCCAGTAGACGAAAAGGTGATTATCTGGGTGAATTTTCACCACTGTGTTGATCAGATTGTAGCGGCGCTATCTGATGAATATGGAGAGCAGGCGATCGCCCAATATCACGGACGGACGGGCGATCGGGAAGCCGAAATTAGCCACTGGCGTAATCATGCTCGATTCCTCATCGCATCTGCTAAGTGCGGTGGACGAGGACTAACACTGAATGAGTGCGCCTACACCATTTTCTATAACAACGATTTTCCTTATCGAGTTCGGGAACAGGCTGAAGCCAGGAATCACAGAATCGGGCAGACGAGAAAGCCAACCTATATTGATCTGGTGTGCGAGAAAAGTATTGATAACCGAATATTTGTCGCTCTTAACAACAAAGAAAACTTGGTGCAGGCGTTCAAAAAAGAGATGGACAAACTAAAGAAAGGCGATCGAAAGACCGCATTAAAAAGGCTCTAAACATATTACCCCAAACAGTTGACATAGTGATTTATTGTATCTATCTTAAAGGGTAGTGATTTATCGAAAGAACATGATCTCCAGGCAAGAATATAACGCGATCGACCCAGCCAGCCCAGAGCAACGCTCCCAATATGCGAGGCTCGTTTTAAACGAAATTAAGGAGACTCGCAGTGAGTTTATTGGCGATGCTGAACTCGGAATCGGTTTTATGGAGTACAACATTCGCCCCGTAGTTGAGTTCAGATGGGGTCTAAGCGGATGGGTCAAGCGCCTGTCTTTGCAGCCTTTTGTAGATTAGGAGTTATTCGTGATTTTTTATAAGGATGGCAGTGAGTTAAACAGGAACGGACAAAAAACAGATAGCAGTATTTTTAATATCTGCCGCGACCCAGAAGAGGTTAGAAGGCGGGTCGCACTGGCGATAGAGCAGGAGGCAGTTCATGCCTTCTAAAAAGCTCTCTAAAGTAGAAGCGATCGCCGTTGCCCGTGCAGCACGACAGGTGCCCAAAGGCGTGACGGCAGAACAATATCGGATGCGGCTAACCGATCGTGTAGCAGCATTGTGTCAAGCCCAAAACCCGATCGAACGGGGAGTAACCTACGCCTTGGGTGAGGCGATCGAGGCAAACGGTTACTTGCTACTCTACAAAATTCTTGATGCCCTAGGGTGTCGAATTATCAGCACCATGATCCATGCTGATGGCATCACGATTATGTGTCGCCACAAAACCTACGAGGGGCAGAGTCAATCCTCTTTGCTCCTCGAAATTATTCAGGACTGCATCGAAAATTTTGGAATTTTAGGGGGACTAAAAAATGACTAGAAATGTCAAGCTTAAAGCTGGAATTGCCATCACGATCGCCGATCAAAATGCTCCCCTTGGGGTAACGCCATCAGGGGCGGTGATCTTCGAGGTTCGCAATGTGCCTGATACTGTCATCATCCAGCAGGTTTGGCAAGCCTCTAGAAACAATGTAGCGGGATGCCTAGGGCACAGCTTTGACTGGGGCAGTTGAAAGCTGCCCTGATCTCAAAAGACTACGATCGCCGTCGTCAGTTTATTGAGCGTTTCTTGGTTAAGTCCAAGTCCCCACTAGCGATTTACATTTACCCCAAGAATCGAAAAAAAGAGTTTAGTCCTCCAGTCGTTCCAGGTTGCAGCATTAACTGTTTCACCTACGAGGATATGTTGAAGACGGATGAATGGCTAACGATCAATGCCCTAGTCAGCAAGGATACAGCGCTGATTCTAGACAACCCCAGCCGTTACCCCAAGATTACATCTACCAAAGTTTTAGCCTTGGAACGAATTGAAAAGATGTGTCAGGTTAAGGCGATCGTAGATATTGTGCCTTTCACCCTTGCTATTCAATATCTCTATACGCCTTATTCCTATTTAGGTCGTGAGATTTTAGGCTATGCCCACTACTACGCATTTCGAGAAAATTATCACGAGATGGATGCAGCAGGCACAGTTCGGATGTCGCACGATTTTGATCTGTTAGCTGACAAGATAGCGCCAGTCACCGAGATTGATTACGATCGCTTCCTTTGCCAAAACAGAGAGGCGATCGAGGTTAAATCAACTCCACAGGAACTAGAGAATTATCAAGCGCTGAAAGATGAGTGCTTCGCAGCCAAAGACTTTAGCCCAAGAGTTGTTATCACTAAGCTGGCGGACTTGGCTCATGCTTTCGATAGTCGTCTACGGGCAATGGTCGATCTGGTGGCAAAACTGCAAGGCAAAACAGTTGTGCTGACCAATCTCAAAGACTATGCTAAGCGTGCCGAAAAGATAGCCAAAGATGCAGGGCTTGAGATTACTGCTACATCCTATCAGCTAGGCTTTCAAGGCAATTTTGATAACTGCATTTATCTAGAAAGCCCGATCGTAAAATCCTACTTCATGCTGGATGCTGAATCGCGGTTAAGTATGGACTGCAAGGTTTTTCATATTGTGGGAGATACCAAGGTTGACCAGTATCTCTACACCAACCTACTTAGCGAAATCACCCAAATAGACCAATTTACTCAGGAGTTGGCTCGTGCAAAAAGACGGCAAACCAGCCCGCAAAATTTACCTGCAAAAAAATGTGCTTCAGGCGGCACAAGAGAGAATCAGTTGGCTCTTTTCTAACTTTAAGGAAGTCGTGGTTAGTGTCTCTGGCGGCAAAGATTCAAGCGTAGCTTTCGAGCTGGCATGGCGACACGCGCAAGAGCTAGGGCGGGAAGTTCATGTGTTTTTCCTCGATCAGGAGGCTGAGTATCAAAGTACGATCGCCATCGTGAGGAGTATTTACGATCGCCCTGGTGTAATCCCCCACTGGTGGCAATCTCCTTTCAAAACGACAAATGCTACCAGCTATGAAGAGCCGCTGCTCTATGCCTGGGGAGAAGGGGAGGAATGGATGCGGGAAAAGGAATCGGATTCATTTCAAGCCAAAGTTCCGTTAAAGGAGCATGAACAAAACCGGGATACCTTCTACCACATGGTGGAGTATGCCGAGGCTCAGTGGGGTGAAAGCACTGCTCTGCTAATTGGGCTACGTTCCGAGGAGTCGTTGAATCGATATGGTGCGGTCACCCGCAATCCAGGAATTGAGAATGTTAAATGGACTTCTAAATCGAGCGGAAAGGCGATTAAGTGCTACCCCATTTACGATTGGACATTTGAAGACATTTGGACATATATCGGCAATGAGTCTATTCCCTACAACCGCGTCTACGACTGGATGTATGTCAAGGGCTTTA
It encodes:
- a CDS encoding DEAD/DEAH box helicase encodes the protein MQVLQPFQIILKTILLDHQEEAVDKFKGLRVAGLFMEMGTGKTRTLIELVALRQHKIDHVIYFCPVNLKSTVVYELEKHIENPSVYIFDDRTKQGRIPKAFFYVIGIESIGQSDRMTLAANELITESSFVVLDESDTCKNHAAIRTRRITAMASRAKYRAIATGTAVGEGVVDLYAQMYFLSPDILGYKSFYSFAANHLEYSEEYKGLIVRSLNTDVIARKIEPYVYQVKKSECLDLPDRQYLSRYFSMSRAQQSLYVRAKEEILMVAEEEMDSYVIFRLFTALREIVSGFWNRTPDPNPNHRWAEQFEPEKIIADHDRVALLQSVVREIPVDEKVIIWVNFHHCVDQIVAALSDEYGEQAIAQYHGRTGDREAEISHWRNHARFLIASAKCGGRGLTLNECAYTIFYNNDFPYRVREQAEARNHRIGQTRKPTYIDLVCEKSIDNRIFVALNNKENLVQAFKKEMDKLKKGDRKTALKRL
- a CDS encoding phosphoadenosine phosphosulfate reductase family protein, which gives rise to MQKDGKPARKIYLQKNVLQAAQERISWLFSNFKEVVVSVSGGKDSSVAFELAWRHAQELGREVHVFFLDQEAEYQSTIAIVRSIYDRPGVIPHWWQSPFKTTNATSYEEPLLYAWGEGEEWMREKESDSFQAKVPLKEHEQNRDTFYHMVEYAEAQWGESTALLIGLRSEESLNRYGAVTRNPGIENVKWTSKSSGKAIKCYPIYDWTFEDIWTYIGNESIPYNRVYDWMYVKGFNIPEMRVSNLVHEKAFRCLSTLHEFEPDTYDRLLKRLKGIHVAARYADEQTVFSAKKLPQAFENWLDYRDFLLSTLPREVRSPPMLHLSGRSPNHKVFHKSRLADLPNVSISECDQ